Proteins from a genomic interval of Candidatus Cloacimonadota bacterium:
- a CDS encoding glycosyltransferase family 2 protein, whose translation MNTKILIIIPAHNEEYSIKKVILDLHNENGNWDLLVVNDESTDKTKEIATKIGLAKVINLPCQVGIGSCVQTGFKYARKNNYDFAIQFDGDDQHKVHEIQKLLEQLKSEKIDVVIGSRFCIKDPKYKPTFLRSIGIKVFELMNSLLIKQKITDNTSGFRAYNKKAIDFLSENYPTDYPEPEAVILLGRNGFKMKEIHVDMDQRSGGKSSIYGIYTIYYMIKVTLSIFLTFIRPRICNPKKTKENE comes from the coding sequence ATGAATACTAAAATTCTTATCATAATTCCTGCTCATAACGAAGAATACAGCATCAAAAAGGTGATCCTTGATCTTCATAATGAAAACGGAAACTGGGATTTACTGGTGGTAAACGACGAATCGACAGATAAAACAAAAGAAATTGCCACAAAAATCGGATTAGCAAAAGTGATCAATCTTCCCTGTCAGGTTGGAATCGGTAGTTGTGTGCAGACAGGATTTAAATATGCAAGAAAAAACAATTATGATTTTGCAATTCAGTTCGATGGTGATGATCAGCATAAAGTTCATGAAATTCAGAAGCTTCTGGAACAATTGAAATCTGAGAAGATAGATGTTGTGATCGGTTCCAGATTCTGCATAAAAGATCCAAAATATAAACCTACTTTTCTTCGTTCGATTGGTATAAAAGTTTTTGAACTAATGAATTCCCTATTGATAAAACAAAAAATAACTGATAACACATCAGGCTTTCGAGCCTATAATAAAAAAGCTATCGATTTTCTTTCTGAGAATTATCCCACGGATTATCCGGAACCTGAAGCTGTTATTCTATTGGGAAGAAATGGTTTTAAAATGAAAGAGATCCACGTGGATATGGATCAGAGAAGTGGCGGCAAATCTTCAATCTACGGAATTTATACAATTTATTATATGATAAAAGTAACTTTATCGATCTTTCTTACTTTTATCCGACCCAGAATCTGTAATCCCAAAAAAACAAAGGAGAATGAATGA
- a CDS encoding DUF2304 domain-containing protein, which translates to MNPVFTSNRIQYIAVFCSIALLIFIFELTRRKKIREQYSILWLFFSVIFVVLSIWREGLDFFAKLVGIEYAPSALFLLLVLAIFLILIQFSIVISKLSEENKKLSQEMGIMKLEVEELKKRDD; encoded by the coding sequence ATGAATCCTGTTTTTACTTCCAATCGAATTCAATACATTGCAGTTTTCTGCAGTATTGCCCTTTTGATCTTTATTTTTGAACTTACTCGCAGAAAAAAAATTCGTGAGCAATATTCAATTTTATGGCTTTTTTTCAGTGTGATTTTTGTGGTCCTTTCCATCTGGCGGGAAGGCCTGGATTTTTTTGCGAAACTGGTAGGAATTGAATATGCTCCCTCAGCTCTTTTCCTGCTTTTAGTTCTGGCAATATTCCTGATTCTTATCCAATTTTCTATTGTAATCTCCAAGCTTTCCGAAGAAAATAAAAAGCTTTCTCAGGAAATGGGTATAATGAAGTTAGAAGTGGAAGAACTGAAAAAGCGTGATGATTGA
- a CDS encoding glycosyltransferase — translation MENKEPKISVVITVYNSESTLVKCLDSVLNQKYSDFELIIVNNNSTDSTQKIIDEFSRRHTNIVYAFESVQKRGAARNTGEKKASGKIIAMTDADCIVPENWLVQISKPIIENNYDAVQGFEKNANDNYWSKNIQYQHERQIEYLKKQKDAIGLIDTKNFAISYEALKSIGFTNPNYSGNDTELSIRFQKSGFRLFFDPNIIVKHNNPSSINEIISKFFFRAFCCTKITHDHYDYLKNTSFIKQTNQTFWTWIRFFPGLLKTLILHGPSYTYFDFITGLSWRIGILYGKLKHKLK, via the coding sequence ATGGAAAATAAAGAACCTAAAATCTCAGTGGTAATAACTGTTTACAATTCTGAATCAACATTAGTAAAATGTTTGGATTCTGTTTTGAATCAGAAATATTCCGATTTTGAATTAATTATTGTTAATAATAATTCCACTGATTCTACGCAAAAAATTATAGATGAATTCTCCAGAAGGCATACAAATATTGTTTATGCCTTCGAATCTGTTCAGAAAAGAGGTGCTGCACGAAATACTGGAGAAAAAAAAGCTTCAGGTAAAATTATTGCGATGACAGATGCAGACTGTATTGTACCGGAAAATTGGCTTGTGCAAATCTCAAAACCAATCATAGAAAACAATTACGATGCAGTTCAAGGATTTGAGAAAAATGCAAATGACAATTACTGGTCAAAAAACATCCAATATCAACACGAGCGACAAATTGAGTATTTGAAAAAACAGAAAGATGCTATCGGATTGATTGACACCAAAAATTTTGCGATATCTTATGAAGCTCTTAAATCAATTGGTTTCACCAATCCAAATTATAGCGGCAATGACACAGAACTTTCAATTCGATTTCAAAAAAGTGGATTTAGATTATTCTTCGATCCGAATATTATTGTAAAACATAATAATCCGTCTTCCATAAATGAAATTATCAGTAAGTTTTTTTTCAGAGCATTTTGTTGTACAAAAATAACCCATGATCATTATGACTATTTGAAGAATACCAGTTTTATAAAACAAACGAACCAGACTTTCTGGACCTGGATCAGATTTTTTCCTGGTTTATTGAAAACGTTAATTTTGCATGGACCATCATATACATATTTCGATTTTATTACTGGTCTTTCTTGGAGAATTGGCATTTTGTATGGTAAACTAAAACACAAACTGAAATGA
- a CDS encoding glycosyltransferase, with protein sequence MGRLSNEKNIQRMIDFAINSKYIEKLVICGTGPLKKYVLQKAEHPKIEYLGYVKDISKQYYSNRYLLHFAEYDTYPCTILESALCGCFPIINKSIGNSYLFSDKFKLENLKDDNEINQKISWIEENEKEAEKLLTDTAGKIKFKDEAISHFQKTFYDLVNQV encoded by the coding sequence ATCGGTAGATTATCAAATGAAAAGAATATACAGAGGATGATAGATTTTGCAATCAACAGCAAGTATATCGAGAAATTGGTGATCTGCGGAACTGGACCTCTTAAAAAATATGTACTGCAAAAAGCTGAACATCCAAAAATCGAATATTTGGGATATGTAAAGGACATTTCTAAGCAATATTATAGCAACAGGTATCTTCTTCACTTCGCAGAATATGATACTTACCCATGTACAATATTAGAATCAGCTTTATGCGGATGTTTTCCAATTATCAATAAATCGATTGGAAATAGTTATTTATTTTCAGACAAATTTAAGCTAGAGAATTTAAAGGATGATAATGAAATAAATCAGAAGATATCATGGATTGAAGAAAATGAAAAGGAAGCTGAAAAGCTATTAACAGATACAGCAGGAAAAATAAAGTTTAAAGATGAAGCAATATCACATTTCCAAAAAACATTTTATGATTTGGTTAATCAAGTTTAA